Proteins from one Colias croceus chromosome 22, ilColCroc2.1 genomic window:
- the LOC123701938 gene encoding uncharacterized protein LOC123701938, producing the protein MSSWTKELDDATILATRSGWWHVLLFYLLCGLAAIPTSFLVFSQVFTNASPEHWCAAPPELNILDLEDQLYRNLTVPGKHGVYETCSAYNVDSEEFFRVLHKLINRSQPQLNTTYYEEKPQTIPSSIIEEAILTVRSKEPTPCRHGWTFSSELYKRTLVTEYLLVCDKDWVPRTSNSLFWVGSIFGNLFFGWMSDRYGRRPTILLMIFLEVPISIATSFPGNYWIYSGLRILCGLFFPALYQLPFILALELMPPAKRTNAGIVVGMLFATGMCLLAAVAYVIRDWFHLSLATSLPFVFLYGYFWILPESPRWLVGRGRIADAERVFINIGKKNGISLPRGFLITLHKKVKDEEMQEDHLLIVPNGTLNRDRRISNMITFKPDFIKVTDTSETNEPHIVLNVNNELNDKEDLNVSVNESQVYENRDTIQEQTLKVPMSALRRKSIQIVNRILSQEDDEDVIASKIIDDQNSEGDCEASPMDVFRYPNIRKKFFILTFNWVSLGIAYNSLSYNTPNLGVNDYLAFFIGGAVELPSYFIAWQCIERYGRRWVFFSFMTIGGFACLCCAFVSEEWPWITVSLAMLGRLSAAASFAVFYVQIGELLPTVLRAQAMGAASFISGIGLLACPYIVYLAVIFRSLPLIIIGVLSLLAGLASLFLPETLNRPLPQTLGDGEVFGRNFKIFSCVPPSDDES; encoded by the exons ATGTCGTCGTGGACGAAGGAACTGGACGACGCTACCATCCTGGCCACCAGGTCGGGGTGGTGGCATGTGCTGCTGTTCTATCTGCTCTGTGGTCTGGCTGCTATACCCACGTCGTTCTTGGTTTTTTCACAG GTGTTCACAAACGCATCTCCAGAGCACTGGTGTGCTGCACCTCCAGAACTAAATATCCTGGATCTCGAAGACCAGCTGTATCGCAACCTGACGGTACCAGGCAAACATGGGGTGTATGAAACTTGTTCAGCGTATAACGTTGATTCGGAGGAGTTCTTTAGAGTTCTTCATAAACTTATTAACAG ATCACAACCGCAGCTAAATACGACTTATTATGAAGAAAAGCCTCAAACAATACCG TCATCAATAATAGAAGAAGCTATATTAACAGTACGAAGTAAGGAGCCGACGCCATGTCGCCATGGGTGGACTTTCAGCTCAGAATTATACAAAAGGACTTTAGTTACTGAG TATCTTCTGGTATGCGATAAAGACTGGGTACCTAGGACGAGCAATTCCTTATTTTGGGTTGGTTCCATCTTTGGAAATCTATTTTTTGGCTGGATGTCTGACAG ATACGGTCGTCGCCCCACAATCCTACTCATGATCTTTCTAGAAGTTCCAATATCTATTGCCACATCATTCCCTGGTAATTACTGGATATATAGTGGTCTAAGAATACTTTGCGGGTTGTTCTTCCCGGCGTTGTATCAGTTGCCATTCATTTTGGCTTTGGAATTGATGCCTCCAGCCAAAAGAACGAATGCAG GTATTGTAGTGGGCATGCTCTTCGCAACCGGCATGTGCTTATTGGCTGCTGTGGCATATGTGATTCGAGACTGGTTCCATCTATCTCTGGCCACGAGTTTACCATTCGTCTTTTTATATGG atatttttggatattacCAGAATCTCCAAGATGGTTAGTTGGAAGGGGCAGAATAGCGGATGCTGAAagagtatttataaatataggaAAGAAAAATGGTATTTCTTTGCCTCGTGGTTTTCTTATCACACTTCAT aaaaaaGTAAAAGACGAAGAAATGCAAGAAGACCATTTATTAATAGTTCCAAATGGAACACTAAATAGAGATAGACGAATAAGTAACATGATCACATTTAAACctgattttattaaagtaactGATACAAGTGAAACTAATGAACCTCATATAGTATTGAATGTAAATAACGAACTAAACGATAAAGAAGACTTAAATGTAAGTGTAAATGAATCTCAAGTATACGAAAATAGAGACACAATTCAAGAACAGACATTAAAAGTACCTATGAGTGCACTGAGAAGGAAATCAATACAAATAGTTAATAGAATATTGAGTCAAGAAGACGATGAAGATGTTATAGCAAGTAAAATTATAGACGATCAGAATTCAGAAGGTGATTGTGAAGCGTCACCTATGGATGTTTTCAGATATCCGAATATACGGaaaaagttttttatattaacctTCAATTGGGTGTCTCTAGGAATAGCGTATAATAGTTTAAGTTATAACACTCCTAATTTGGGAGTTAATGATTATTTGGCGTTTTTCATTG GAGGTGCAGTGGAATTACCATCATATTTTATAGCGTGGCAATGTATAGAACGTTATGGAAGACGTTGGGTGTTCTTCAGTTTTATGACAATCGGCGGATTTGCTTGTCTTTGCTGCGCTTTTGTATCCGAAG AATGGCCCTGGATAACAGTGTCCCTCGCGATGCTGGGAAGATTATCAGCGGCTGCGTCCTTCGCAGTATTCTACGTGCAGATCGGGGAGTTACTACCAACAGTGCTAAGAGCACAGGCCATGGGCGCTGCGTCGTTCATCTCTGGTATTGGTCTACTCGCCTGCCCGTATATTGTGTATCTG GCAGTAATCTTCAGATCCCTCCCTCTAATCATCATAGGAGTGCTCAGTCTACTTGCCGGTTTGGCTTCCCTCTTCCTGCCTGAGACTCTGAACCGACCTCTCCCTCAAACGTTGGGAGATGGGGAAGTTTTTGGACGAAACTTTAAGATCTTCAGCTGCGTGCCGCCGAGCGATGAtgaatcttaa